The genomic stretch GCCGTGTTATTCATTGCCATCAGTCTATCTGCTCTGACAGCTGATTGGCCAACCACCACTCCATTGATACGAATGCTATAGTTATCGTGAGGGATTTCTAAGTTGTCTATGATTCGAATGGCTGGAATCACGAGTCCAAAATCAATTGCGAATTTTTTTCGTGTATTGGCGATCTGCTCGAGTAAATGACCACCCGAAGAGGCATCCACTAACGGGAGTAAATCGCGACCAAGTTCCACTTGAATGGCTTCCACAGAAATTTCTTTGATATAGTTTTCTGGTTTTTTCTCTTGGACTTTTTCTTGGGCAACGTTTTCTATTTTTTTGATTTCTTCTTTTGCCACTTGTTCAATGGAATATCCCAAATACCCAATGGCACCTGCTAAAAAGAGTAATGAGAAAAATGGAAGTCCAGGAATCAAACTAGAAAGACCAAGTGCTCCGGAAACCACATACAAGGTTTTGGCATTTCCAAAAAGTTGGTCTTTGATTTCCACTGTCAGTTTTTTTTCTGAACTAGAACGAGTGACAATGATACCAGTTGCGGTTGTAGAAAGTAGACCTGGAATCTGCGAAACAAGTCCATCCCCAATGGTAAACTTTCCATAGGTTTCAATCGAGGCGAGAAAGGATTCCCCACGAATGGTAGAACCAATGAGAATACCACCAAGTAAGTTGATGGCTGTAATGATAAGGCCTGCTCTCACATCTCCTTGTACGAACTTGGAGGCTCCATCCATGGCCCCATAAAAATCAACTTCCCGTTGGACCTTTTTTCGTTTTACTTTCGCTTCAGCTTCTGTAATCGCACCACTATTGAGTTCCATATCGATGGACATTTGTTTTTGTGGTAATCCATCGAGTGTAAACCTTGCTGCTACTTCCGAGATCCTTGTTGCACCTTTCGTGATAACTAACACCTGTACGATGGTAAGGATAATAAAGATAATAAGTCCTACTACATACTTTCCAAGTCCCGATTCTCCACCCACCACAAAGGTTCCAAATGCTTCAATCACACTTGAATTCATCGCAGGACCTTTAGATAAAATTTGTCTTGTGGTGGATACGTTTAGAGCTAACCGAAATAATGTGGTGATGAGTAGTAAACTTGGAAAAATGGAAAACTCACTTGGTTCGGTCACGGACAAAGCTGTCATGAGAATGAGTAACCCAAGCCCAATACTCACAACAATCAGAATGTCTAAGACAAATCCCGGTAAAGGGACAATCAACATTCCCAAAATCAGAAGTGTTCCCACTCCTAAAACCACATCGGATTGTTTGAGTATGTCTCTAAAGTTCATTTGCTTATGCCATTCCTACTTTTTTTTTGAACTTCTCAAGGGTGATAAGGATTTGTACCACCGCTTGGAAGAATTCTTGCGGGATTTCTTCTCCCACTTCCACTTGCGCATATAAAAGACGTGCTTGTTTTGGGCTTTCAATAATTGGGACATCATTTTCACGAGCAATTCTTCGTATTTCGAGTGCTAGGCGGTTTTCACCCTTAGCAATCACTCTCGGTGCAGAGTCCCTTCCCATTTCATAAGATAAGGCTACAGAATAATGAGTGGGATTGGTAATCACAACATCGGCCTTTGGGACTTCACGAAGCATATTTCCCTGCATCATATCCCTTGCCAATTGCATCCTTCTGTTTTTCATTACAGGATCACCCGAATCTTCCTTCATCTCTCGTTTTGCTTCTGAAGGAGTTTGTTTGAGAGATTCTTCAAATTCAGACTTTTGGAAAAAAAAGTCAGCAACTGCTATCCCCAGTAACAAAAGTCCAGCAGCCATCATAATCTTAAATCCAGAATAGGTGATGAGAGTAATGGCCTGCATCATTCCCATATTTCCCGTCAAAAGAACTTTCAAAAAATCGCCTGAAATTAAAACATAACTAATTACACCGATTAACACTACTTTTGCGAGGGACTTAACCAAATTAAACAATGTTTGGCGATTTGGCAAAACCCGTTTAAAATTTGGTGAGATTCGATCAAATCGAAAGGAAAGTGCTCTTGGAGAAAACATAAACCCTACCTGCACCACATTCCCAACAATCGCAAATACAAGAGTAATCGCAAGGATTGGCCAAAGCAGATTAAAAAAATCACGGGAAACACCGGCGAGGATCACACGAAATTCCTCTGCCCCGAATCGATCTAGTTTCATTCCCATGGGAAGGTATTTTTTAATAAAAATAGCCGTATTTCGTATAAATGTGTCACCCAAAACAAATAATACACCTGTTCCACCTAACAAAACAAGTGTGGATGCAACTTCATTGGACTTAGGGACATTCCCCTTTTCTTTTTCTTCTCTTCTGCGACGTTCACTCGGCGGTTCAGTTCGACCTTCATCAGCTGCTGCAAAAAGCTGAAGATCTATTTCATAATAACCTGTGGAAAAATGAAGACTTTTCCGAAAAAACTTGGTAACCAAATTTTCTATAAGTCCTAATGGCAAAAAACAAGTACCACCAAACAAATATTTGGTTACTGATTTCATCCATGTAGTTGTATTACCGAAAAAAAACTTCATTTTTCTTTTCATAAATTGGGCCACTCCCGGATGAGTAAACTTGCCTTATCCATGGAAATTTGAATTCCCTGTACCATTTGAGTTGCAATGAAAGTCAATGTTGCAATGAGAGTGAGTGTTCCAATAAAAACTTTGAGTGGGAAAGACATGGACATCACATTCATTTGTTGTGCCGCCTTTCCCATAAGGCCTTCCGCAAGAGAGACTAAAAATAAAATCCCCATCACAGGGAGTGCGATTTTAAAGCTAACAACAAACATAGCCCCTATCGCGTCTTCCATCAACCGATATAACCCAGCATTTACCTTTCCGGTAAATGCAATGATTCTAATTTTTTCAAAAGAATAAGCAAT from Leptospira bourretii encodes the following:
- a CDS encoding EscU/YscU/HrcU family type III secretion system export apparatus switch protein; its protein translation is MKRKMKFFFGNTTTWMKSVTKYLFGGTCFLPLGLIENLVTKFFRKSLHFSTGYYEIDLQLFAAADEGRTEPPSERRRREEKEKGNVPKSNEVASTLVLLGGTGVLFVLGDTFIRNTAIFIKKYLPMGMKLDRFGAEEFRVILAGVSRDFFNLLWPILAITLVFAIVGNVVQVGFMFSPRALSFRFDRISPNFKRVLPNRQTLFNLVKSLAKVVLIGVISYVLISGDFLKVLLTGNMGMMQAITLITYSGFKIMMAAGLLLLGIAVADFFFQKSEFEESLKQTPSEAKREMKEDSGDPVMKNRRMQLARDMMQGNMLREVPKADVVITNPTHYSVALSYEMGRDSAPRVIAKGENRLALEIRRIARENDVPIIESPKQARLLYAQVEVGEEIPQEFFQAVVQILITLEKFKKKVGMA
- a CDS encoding flagellar biosynthesis protein FlhA codes for the protein MNFRDILKQSDVVLGVGTLLILGMLIVPLPGFVLDILIVVSIGLGLLILMTALSVTEPSEFSIFPSLLLITTLFRLALNVSTTRQILSKGPAMNSSVIEAFGTFVVGGESGLGKYVVGLIIFIILTIVQVLVITKGATRISEVAARFTLDGLPQKQMSIDMELNSGAITEAEAKVKRKKVQREVDFYGAMDGASKFVQGDVRAGLIITAINLLGGILIGSTIRGESFLASIETYGKFTIGDGLVSQIPGLLSTTATGIIVTRSSSEKKLTVEIKDQLFGNAKTLYVVSGALGLSSLIPGLPFFSLLFLAGAIGYLGYSIEQVAKEEIKKIENVAQEKVQEKKPENYIKEISVEAIQVELGRDLLPLVDASSGGHLLEQIANTRKKFAIDFGLVIPAIRIIDNLEIPHDNYSIRINGVVVGQSAVRADRLMAMNNTARNLEAIVGEPFTEPAFGLKATWIDPNDKIEVENKGYSVVDPSTVIITHLKELISNYASQLLGREEVKALLEHLRQTHPTLVGELDYDKQGRLGIIQQTLQNLLAEGLSIKNLPKIMDAIANHLPRTNNPFDLAEHVRQALSRQIINDFLSPDGKLHVVTIDPRIIDRMNKSITLDETDGSKLIILPHDIRVRILESVYNELQKALDENRFLIFVVSRYLRQAFAFFLTKELPPRNFAVIASEEIHRGVPTEIASVLSLPSREEHPQEA